Proteins from one Camelina sativa cultivar DH55 chromosome 8, Cs, whole genome shotgun sequence genomic window:
- the LOC104705271 gene encoding transcription factor IND-like — protein sequence MMEPQPHHLLMDWNKATDHITQENPFLHDPHLMFDPSPETLIQLEEEEEYDEEMDAMKEMQYMIAVMQPVDIDPATVPKPNRRNVRISDDPQTVVARRRRERISEKIRILKRIVPGGEKMDTASMLDEAIRYTKFLKRQVRILQPHSQIGAPMADPSYLCYYHNSQS from the coding sequence ATGATGGAGCCTCAGCCTCATCATCTCCTCATGGATTGGAACAAAGCTACTGATCACATCACACAAGAAAACCCTTTTCTCCATGATCCTCATCTCATGTTTGATCCATCTCCCGAAACCCTAATTCagttggaagaagaggaagaatacGATGAAGAGATGGATGCGATGAAGGAGATGCAGTACATGATCGCCGTCATGCAGCCAGTAGACATCGACCCTGCCACCGTCCCAAAGCCGAACCGGCGTAACGTGAGGATAAGCGACGATCCACAGACCGTGGTTGCTCGTCGGCGTCGGGAAAGGATAAGCGAGAAGATTCGAATTCTGAAGAGGATCGTGCCAGGGGGTGAAAAGATGGACACAGCCTCTATGCTGGACGAAGCCATCCGTTACACCAAGTTCTTGAAACGGCAGGTGAGAATTCTTCAGCCTCACTCTCAGATTGGAGCTC
- the LOC104705272 gene encoding probable calcium-binding protein CML18 yields MASSSRESGEPKGTISEYEKRRFSRIAENNARLEALGIFKSAKALSSPPPNSRKRRATNPKEDDDYRPLDDEDDEDEDFLGNSTCKRKNNKASPSPSKTKRSLLLSNKNLNTTGDDDTDDDFDKAIALSLQARGSPPTNQDSSSATKKKKHQPVEFMSKMQMTDDELLIYFYQFDEAGKGFITLRDVANMATVHDFTWTEEELQDMIRCFDMDKDGKLSLDDFRKIATRCRMLKKESS; encoded by the exons atggCGAGCAGTAGCAGAGAGTCCGGCGAACCGAAGGGGACGATATCGGAGTACGAGAAGCGGAGGTTCTCAAGGATCGCTGAGAACAATGCCAGATTGGAAGCTCTCGGCATCTTTAAATCCGCCAAGGCTctttcatctcctcctcctaatTCCAGAAAACGTAGAGCTACTAATCCTAAAGAAGACGATGATTATAGACCCCTCGACGATGAGGATGACGAAGACGAGGACTTTTTGGGTAATTCAACCTGTAAAAGAAAG AACAATAAGGCCTCCCCGTCCCCATCCAAGACCAAGAGGAGCCTCTTATTATCTAACAAGAATTTGAATACCACTGGAGACGACGACACTGATGATGACTTTGACAAG GCAATAGCGCTTTCTCTACAGGCACGAGGCTCTCCTCCTACCAATCAAGACTCCTCATCagcgacgaagaagaagaagcatcaacctgtg GAATTTATGAGCAAGATGCAGATGACGGATGATGAATTGCTCATTTACTTCTATCAGTTTGATG AAGCGGGAAAAGGGTTCATTACTCTGAGAGATGTGGCGAATATGGCGACGGTGCATGATTTCACATGGACGGAAGAGGAATTACAAGACATGATTCGTTGCTTTGACATGGATAAGGACGGAAAG CTAAGCTTGGATGACTTCAGGAAGATTGCTACACGATGTCGTATGTTGAAGAAAGAATCTTCTTGA